Sequence from the Pseudochaenichthys georgianus unplaced genomic scaffold, fPseGeo1.2 scaffold_2293_arrow_ctg1, whole genome shotgun sequence genome:
CGAGTTAAAATAACTCAGCGTTGGTGAAGACCTCAGCATTTTGAGGCGAATCTGAGGGACTGTGGGGGTGAGAAAGTCTATTGGACGgattatgaatacaaaaaagGAAACCAAggtaaagcccccccccccaccactgtctctcagaggggcgtggggaggggctccttattttcatctaaagtaacagacagagaatcagcactttggaaacagggctgaaacagaggggattatgggtaatgctgcaatgatctgattggtgtttcagccaatcagagacaggctctggatatatctgagccCTGTGATATGTTGATGAAGAACAGTATGATAGGGGACCTCTAAGTGATGGACAGGAGGAATCAACATGTCTTCTTCACACCGTTTCTCCCCCTGTTGTGTCTGCAGGAAAGCGACGTCCTCTCTCTGGGAGTTTCCTCTCATCGCTCCTGGTGGAAGGACCACGGGCCGGGCTGTGAGGGGGGGGATCCTCCCTCCGCTGGGTGGCAGAAAACCCCAAATAACCATCAGAACCATCAGGACCAGCAGGACCAGCAGAACCACCTGGAGCTGGGCTGCTGGCTGCGGCACCAGAACATCGAGGTTCTGCACTGCGTCCTGCAGCTCGTCCTCGCTGTGAGTTACAACCTGTTCCGTTAAAGACCTCTAAGTTATAGTCACtcaattaaaggtgggggaggTCATTCACTTCGAAACACtttttatattccatggaactcttaacatcccgatagcaatgaatacattaaatactttgacaaaaaatacacacaaaaatatcatctgtggaagccgtggcgctgtaaaaagcacgaccaatcatctgagccggctaaagtaacgggacgtccacacagcagcttttcgaaaatcttggagctgggcgtgtctgacagcttggggattttttgcgagcaatgcgaccaacaaccaatcacatgaatctcccgcccccgacatacaaagcaaaaaaccccggggattttatgcgggcaatatatatatatatataaactccccaaacaggcgaaaccctaccagtttcacccactgtctctgccacctccctccatgtctggttcctccggtttgtatcccggtaatagttctggtcgtaaagaaccgggtgatttgctaccgtaatttctcgtttggaatatgaggaaatgaactgcggtctggttctccctgcttacacgcggtttgattggctagcgcttctactgtcagatttgcataaacgtaatttgattggctgacgcttccagctcagcttcaaaagttgaacattgctcaacttttgaatcctggacatcctggaaatcttcgcttcgctcccccacaatgcagttcggcgaaaagcgaggcaaagtgacgtcatccccattcaaagtcaatgggcagagaagcgttggaagttgcttctgaagctgctgtgtggacgtaccgtcactggatggcctacctgcctgtcagccttccatctgggcacaaactcatctcgtgccctcattggtcatgagggcgttcgtgtgtgttgggggaggggctctgtgaggaaggggcagattgttttcagttgtgtactttcaaattctagcgcactcgagctgctttctcctttcttaccgaccccacctttaatatgatACGATGACACTTTAATGTtgagatcaagtctgaaatgtgacttttcatcacagcagctccatgtgtaacatcaacagacaaacatcaagaCACAACACGtgaacaacaaacaacaaacatgacATCGGGATCAGTGAGAgatgctcaaagagccttcagcgtgcatcTGATCCGGACTCAGCTCTGTGTTCACTGAGACTGGAGCacaaaggatgcttcaggcCGGCTTTATTCAATTGAATGTAATTAAAGACCCCTTCGGTATAGTCACTCAATTAGAGTCGATATTCTATTCGGTTTGCTTCATTGTTATG
This genomic interval carries:
- the LOC117442002 gene encoding sodium/potassium-transporting ATPase subunit beta-1-interacting protein 4-like, yielding YLLWLLLWGGWNVFVSCLYLEVGGLSAESDVLSLGVSSHRSWWKDHGPGCEGGDPPSAGWQKTPNNHQNHQDQQDQQNHLELGCWLRHQNIEVLHCVLQLVLALPGFVYACYVASTFSDQEDNLHFIGDFHHPSKPSQLFF